The following is a genomic window from Cygnus atratus isolate AKBS03 ecotype Queensland, Australia chromosome 8, CAtr_DNAZoo_HiC_assembly, whole genome shotgun sequence.
GCCGGGCACCACAAAGCACGCAGGTAAGGGACTGTCAGAGAACAAGTTGTGCTCCCCGGCTGCCAGGGAGCACCACGTTCCCGAAGATGTCAGCAAAGTACTGGAAAATAAAGTCTTGGAAACCATGTCAGACCTGCGTTACGTAAACATGTCCATGGTGGAAATGGCGTGTCAGGATGACACACATAGGGAAGACATCGTGTCGAAAAGCGTCTCTGCTCACTCTGATCTCATCCCAGGGGTCTACGAGGGGGGGCTGAAAATCTGGGAGTGCACTTTCGATCTCCTGGAGTACCTGTCTGAGGCTGACCTGCAGTTTGCCAACAAGGCAGTGCTGGATCTTGGGTGTGGGGCTGGACTGCTGGGAATAGCTGCGTTACGGGGAAAAGCTGGAAAAGTCCACTTCCAGGATTACAACAGCACCGTGATCGATGAAATAACCTTGCCTAATGTGGTGGCTAACTGTGTAAATGATGGCAATGGGACTGGTGGGGGAGATGATAGAAAAATTGTTAAGCCTCCTTCAAAGAGGCCCAGGAAAGCAGAGTGCTTACCTGACGCGCTCagcaaatgcagatttttttctggagagtGGTCAGAAGTCAGCCGGCTCCTGCTCAGCAGCAACGAACCCTGTTCAAAATACGATGTCATTCTCACATCCGAGACCATCTATAACCCTGACTACTACGGTGCTTTGCACGATACACTGTCTCAGCTGTTGGACAGAAACGGCCGCGTGTACTTGGCAAGTAAAGCACATTACTTTGGGGTCGGTGGTGGCATCTACCTCTTTGAGAAATTCATTGAAGAGAGGAAGGTGTTCAGAATCAGCATGGTTAAAGAAATTGATAAAGGACTGAAGCGGTTTATCATGGAAATGGCCTTTAAAGATTCcagttaaaattaattcaacCACTGGTGATTCAAAAATATCTTAGTAAAGAACTACTTTAATCCTCctatctttgctttttttctgctattgaGTTACTCTGAATTGACAGGGTGATGCTGCTCTTTTCTAGCTTTTGAACTGTTTGACAAATTTTAGTGTTTGCCTGGAAGCAAAGACTCTTCTGAttctggttttgcagagaaaaatgtagTACCTTCAAGTAGCATCTGTTTGTACCACTTttgctatttatatttattttaaaattaagcaagTCACTGTCCTCAGTCTCCCTCTCCCATTCTTTGGCAGTGCCAACACTAAGTTACAGGGACAGCCGCTGAGCACAGCCTGAAGGTGACCATTTAGCATCCTAATACAGTGCAAAAAGTGGTTCTTAAGGGTCAGGCTCCTGACTCAGACATGACTTAACCGCAGTGACAAATTTCAGATTGAACTGCATAACTGTACTCTGCTGTTTTGCCACCAGAGGGGGATGTGATTGTATTTATCACTTGTATTCCATTCTGATAACAATCTTGCAAATCTTTATAGTTTTTCCATATATAATGCACACATTACTTTTATTCAAACCTTTGAAAAAGCATACCAGAGAATATTTTCTACTGTGGTTTGTGAATTTTCGTATTTATATTTTGACGCATTCCTAAGAAATTTCAGCAAGGAATTGGAAAAAGGCATCctctttgcagaaataaaaaataatttgttttagaaattgaGTTGGAAGAAGACTCTATGTaagatgttctttaaaatgaacaacTGATAAACCTACAAACACAGTCTAGGAAACTGGAGGATGACAGAACTGAGTTTTAGGTTGCAGTTAGGAAAGGAGACTACTAGAGTGCTATACTGGTTTTGGTAAGATCTTTCCAGATACTGACCATACAATATGACTCATTTTCCAAACTTGCTAAACATTTTCATACCTCTTCAGTCTTTTAGGCAGTTTGGTAGGGCAGCAGGCTTTTAGAAAAGCCTGTGTGCAAGTCACTCCCATGTCCTAGGCTGATGATACTGATGGTGAGACAAGACTGCACGTTGCTGAAGAAATTACCTAgtcaaaaaaatgcaaacaaacccAAAGAAGTACAAAATCTGGTCCCAAGTGTTTGGTGTCACCAACAATTCACGCACAAAAAAGCAACCACCGTATGTTTTGCTTCAACTAAACCAGACAGCAGGCTGTTACAGAACTCTACCAGGTACAGCAGTGGTACTGCTTGTCAGCGTACGCTGCTTTACTGCAGCAAAAACGCATTGGGCGCCCTTGCAGAAATATAAACTCCGAGACAAGCCAACCACTGCAGTAAACTGGGTATAAGGATACTCAATAAATGCAGGGGAGAAAAGGTAATAAATAATCTGAGAAGGTGGGGAAAGACTTACTACAGCAGTGACTTAAATCACGTGGTATTGCGTAAAGTAAGTTCCCGTCACTGCAGCCCATGAAAGCCAACGGCAAGATTCCTATTTTGACCGTGTTGCTATTAAGATAACCATAGAGGATTTCCTATACTTTACAGAAGAGCCTTAACAACTACTGTTGTTTCAAAAACAATTGTTAGCAGACTACTTTAAAGGGATACTTAGGAAATTACTGAAGTGCTCTTTcacaggagagaggaaaaaagcagtcAGTTGTGCTCTGCAAGCAGTCAGCTGTGATTGCGCTTTGGAATTTTTCTGCATCAGGTCTGAAACCTACCGATGACAGACAACTACCGACTACAgactgagaaacaaaaggaagtttTAGCTTTGGCAGATCAATGAAGTACTGTTAACAGTTCTTTGTCAAAACTGGGAAGTTGGAAACATCACTACCACTTGCTATTTTCCATACCTCAGCCTTAAAACAAATCACTGCTTACACAGCGACTGAATAGCTTGTTCTACACCTGCTAGGTCTAGAGCTGTTTCCAAGAAGGGTACCTGAAGCCATAAGAAATCTTGACCCCTGTAAGAATGAATATGATAAAGAACAAGAATCTCatgtattttttgaataaagaaGGCACTTAGAATTGCCTGCTATAATGCTTCATCTGGAAAATATTACATGACCAATCTCACCCTCAGTTTTAATAATATTCCTTTGCTCAGcatccttattttatttttggcttgcTCAAGCAGCTTTCAAGCAGACTTTCAAGTGAAGACTGCTAGAGCCACAATCACAATGATTGCACACCTGCAAACCAGGAATCCCAACAGTGGAATTAAGTTCCCATTTCTAAAATTACAGAAGAGAATCAATATAGGATATTTTTCTCAGGTGAAATCAGCAAAATTAGCATTGGGATTTCCATAAGTTCAGATGAGTTCTATTCTGTTCTTAGAAGTCCACAGATACACTCAGAGAGGAAGCAGAATTAAACAGTTCTGTGGGCTCAGTGTTCTGTTGATGTTTTAACATCAATAATAAAGCTGTTCTTAGATTAGGGAAGCCAGTAAAGCTTTCTCCCCTTGCCAAATCATCACCACCCTTGTGACcagtttcctgcttttttcatgatctggaataaaaaaatctttaacttACTTGTAATACTTGTACATCTACTTAATCACTAGGGTAATTAGCATTTCCCCAAGTTAAATTACAGTAGAAAATAACAATTTAGAAGACCCTCAAAAGTCTCTTTCTGATAACACAAACCATTACATCAGGCTCAGTTTCTTGGATGAGGAAACAAAGCGTTCAACTGGCAACTCAATTTTCAGCTCTTTCCAAGTCACCCCTTTTCTCCCCCGGCTCCAGACTTGAGAGAGTCATTACAATAAGAAATCCGGTCTAAATTATGTCCTTCTCGTAAGTATTGTGGagagaaacattaaaatctgtcataaaatgtttcaggaaactaaatgaaaaagcGTGTTTACTTTAACAGGCGCTGTCCTTAACTGATGACTTCCTCTTGAAGACTATTTGCTAATTTTGGGAAAtgacaggattaaaaaaataaatcggTTTTGTATACTGGCAAAAGTTAAATGGCATCCGTTACAGTTACTTTGCTAaatgttaggggaaaaaaagccctgaggAAAATACAAGTGGGAAGTGCTCAATTTGCAAATTATTGATTTGCATGCTATTCTTGGTAACTAGGTACAGAGGCGTGTaatcattttctgaaatcaaaatctTGGTATGAAACACCCAATGCTATCATAGCAATTGAAGTGGCACAGACAGAAGAGCAATGCACAAAAGCATAAAGACAAGCGCAAACAGCAGATAAATACAGCGGCATACAGAGGCTGGAAGAGAAAGTCCAGTCTGTGCATAGGGAAAGCAGAGACCACCCAAGAGACCTGAAGCACCAGGTTCATATCTTGCTTCCGGGTGATTATAGGGATGGAAATACCTGGATTTTTTCTAATGAGAAGTGGGACAAAAGGTTTGAGGATGAGAACAGGAGATTCCCCTCTGCCCAGTCTCTGGTGATCAGTAAGTCGAAAAAGGCCATCAGGTGCCCTTCAGCATACATTGGATGCTGTAGTAGCTAACTTAACTCCTCATGTGCCCAGGTGAAAGAAATGTTAAGCAAGAAATCAGTTGCTGCTGTCGATCCAGCTATTCAAAATTCCGTGATCCAACCAGAGGCAGTTGCAAATACGTTGAACTCATGGTGAGTTATATTCCTAGAAGAAGCAGCCACCCCTGATGTATATATACATGACTCACAGTGTACAAGGACCCGAGATTAACTCTGAGACCTTAAAAGGAACCACACCTCAGTGCATAACGGCACCAGtgattaaaaatcaaaacaaatgtaCAGGAGAGTGATGGAGggataaggaaaataattctgttccTGCTTTATTATCGTGATAGAAACTAGACTAACCTCTCCCATTTCATTCTGGTTTGAGTTCCacacattgaaaagaaaaagccgCTGGAGACTACAGATACTGTCAGATAAGTGTAAGAAGGGTCACAGCAAAGGGGAGAACCAGGATTTGTATACAGAGATCTCCTGATGACTGCAAGTCAACAGTGTGAGCAAGAGAAAAGGTACTGCTTTGAAAACCCACAACAGCATTCAACAGAAGATCAACaggaaacaaagtgaaaattgCAGCAAGGATCTTCACAAATGAAGGGCAAAAGCTTGCTACAACAGGAGGAAACAGGTGCCCGTAAATTAATCCTGACCCTGCCTAGGTATACTGGTTCTGGCTGGGTTGGTAATTACAGtcctagaaaaggaaaaagtcattATGCTCATGAGGAGTAAAAGAAGTACAGAAGAATCAGAATGAGAAGTACTGTCAAAATTTGACATTGCTTGCCACCAGCCACAGGATCATTACTTGTGTGGAACAAATACCAACTTTTCAAATCCATGGATTAAATGGAAGATTTACATTATTGCCCCCCCTTCAATTTTTATAAGTGTGGATAAGAAAGTTGAACAGCcagaagagaaattgaaagaaaaaaatgaaaacaccgCAGACAAAAGGATCAGAGAACATGTTCGGTCCTGGGGCATTAAAGGTGATGGCAAAATCCTGATATACCCTGCAATGCATCAGTGAGATAAAACTAGATGAAAAATTGGAGGTAAGATGATGTGGGAGTGTTTAATTAGGTGGCAAGTCAAAAGGAGcatgaaaaaaaagctgagaactGCAAAATTTGCACAAAAGAACGACCTGAAAAGTAAGAGATACCTGGGGATTACTAACAGTACTATAAATTACAGCAGAGACCAGTTACTCCAGATTTATAACATGCATACAGACATGTAGTTTTATTGAAGTACAACTCAAAAAGTTACCAGTTTTGAACTGCATGTCACATTCGTAAGTAGCCAATTTATTTCTTGTCATCTGACCATGTAATTTCATAATCTGTATACACTTTTTTCAATATCTCTACAGTCACTGAATGATCTGCTTTTCCATAGCCCTGCAAGAAAGAACAAGAGTTTATTAGACAAGTACAGAAAGCAACTCCACAGGACCATTGAGTTCTTGTCAACACAAATTATCCAGTTACGTGGTTTGACACTGCAAGTAGCTCAAATACAAATTAGAAATAAACACAGGTTCTAAAAGAGTTGCTCTTGCAgtatcagattttatttttctattgtcAACTCCaattccccccaccccaattTGTAGAAAACAAACGAGTCAATCTCCAGTAacagaagctgcattttttttttaaccgtgatttctccagcagaaagattgctttaaaatgctCCCAACCCCTCAACCATAATATTTACtgaatgttctttttaaatcagAGTATATTGACCTGTTTCAATGTATGAGCATACAAGCATCTGATTTGGctcagctgaaggaaaacagaacacgAAGCCATATGTGTGAACATCTGAGTACTATTTTAGCCACCAAAGAAATCACACTTTTCACGTTTTATGTATCTGTAATCTTTCCTTAGTTGGTAATAGCATAATtttaattgtgcttttttttgccactgaaaCTGCAAACTAAGGCAAGTCAGATGACCCATCTCATTTTTAAGCCTCATTTAAATCACTGATCAGTTTTAGTCCTGCACTGAAATTTAAGAGATGTGGTAGAAAGTGCCTTTCCCTCATCTTGAATGACTGAAGTTATCtataattctgaaataaatccaGATTAATAGTTTTTCCCCCTGTCAAAAAGACTTCACTGCGCAATAGTGTAGTCTGCtgataaaaaatgttatttacaagTTACTG
Proteins encoded in this region:
- the METTL18 gene encoding histidine protein methyltransferase 1 homolog, encoding MAFRFNFAIEENESTEPGAQGEADSQLDPPKHEQTAHAAAACSLRPGTTKHAGKGLSENKLCSPAAREHHVPEDVSKVLENKVLETMSDLRYVNMSMVEMACQDDTHREDIVSKSVSAHSDLIPGVYEGGLKIWECTFDLLEYLSEADLQFANKAVLDLGCGAGLLGIAALRGKAGKVHFQDYNSTVIDEITLPNVVANCVNDGNGTGGGDDRKIVKPPSKRPRKAECLPDALSKCRFFSGEWSEVSRLLLSSNEPCSKYDVILTSETIYNPDYYGALHDTLSQLLDRNGRVYLASKAHYFGVGGGIYLFEKFIEERKVFRISMVKEIDKGLKRFIMEMAFKDSS